One segment of Macaca fascicularis isolate 582-1 chromosome 2, T2T-MFA8v1.1 DNA contains the following:
- the RETNLB gene encoding resistin-like beta has product MGPSSCHLLILIPLLQLIIPGSTQCSLDSVMDKKIKDILNRLEYSPSPVSKKLLCTSVKSQGRLASCPAGMSVTGCACGYGCGSWDVQGGTTCHCQCSVMDWTTARCCYLA; this is encoded by the exons ATGGGGCCTTCCTCTTGCCACCTTCTCATCCTCATCCCCCTTCTCCAGCTGATCATCCCAGGGAGTACTCAGTGTTCCTTAGACTCCGTTATGGATAAGAAGATCAAGGATATTCTCAACCGTCTAG AGTACAGTCCCTCTCCCGTAAGCAAGAAGCTCTTGTGTACTAGTGTCAAGAGCCAAGGCAGGCTGGCCTCTTGCCCTGCTG GGATGAGTGTCACTGGCTGTGCTTGTGGCTATGGCTGTGGTTCGTGGGATGTTCAGGGGGGAACCACCTGCCACTGCCAGTGCAGTGTGATGGACTGGACCACTGCCCGCTGCTGCTACCTGGCCTGA